Proteins from a single region of Vicia villosa cultivar HV-30 ecotype Madison, WI unplaced genomic scaffold, Vvil1.0 ctg.001445F_1_1, whole genome shotgun sequence:
- the LOC131635201 gene encoding uncharacterized protein LOC131635201 isoform X1, with protein MKQSMTEPSICCILSDVAQLDEQAYNVRLRVMVDSKSNKVLYVEAGKDFVDALFSFLTMPLGTIARLVAKDSNIEAVPFGSLSSLYQSIADLDENYICKEMLLNPRNSMEAYCQKLKLNIDDTEPIQYFLCEKSDCNRNQFSLFKNQKCSCGKVMNRELHLSPQPKCLSLGNGFATENATFIISDGLYVMPNVFGSVVHLHHKHKITNFEAIVEQNVEITKKEVVDILKLSLSSKTPLTDFIFKKQHFPAKHRNRNQTEFKIGEVTHDKGRQMSVKVVRQKSTGKILFAEAGADFIDFVCSFQTFPLGGVLHMLQGVSSLECIDNLYKSVAKLSPDMYLVSQDVKEKLRKPLVAAQFELNNQILPISAASLPVHYYHSYFVKSCLFGSVTTSRKHGGYSRESFVPLKLVEPKFSPWGKFAKGQSMFMVTDDLVVTPISSFNAVSYLNSLNVPLLDVEERVVKIGLKEGLSVLKASLTSTSALTNGLSNVFKSRWWWRSLRLRSVVMTVLVSFAVVGHNAAVVEGKSFKLPQAIKWGSPCHYNANSS; from the exons ATGAAACAATCAATGACTGAGCCATCAATATGTTGCATTCTCTCTGACGTAG CTCAATTAGATGAGCAAGCTTACAACGTTCGACTGAGAGTTATGGTGGACAGTAAAAGCAACAAAGTTCTTTATGTTGAGGCTGGTAAGGATTTCGTCGATGCTCTCTTCAGTTTCTTAACAATGCCTTTAGGGACTATTGCTAGACTTGTAGCTAAAGACTCAAATATTGAAGCAGTTCCATTTGGAAGCTTAAGTTCACTCTATCAAAGCATAGCAGATCTTGACGAAAACTATATATGCAAGGAAATGCTACTCAATCCTAGAAACTCAATGGAAGCATATTGCCAAAAACTCAAACTCAACATCGATGACACTGAACCTATACAGTATTTCCTCTGTGAGAAGTCGGATTGTAATCGGAACCAATTTAGCCTATTTAAGAATCAAAAGTGTAGCTGTGGAAAAGTAATGAATAGAGAATTACATCTGTCACCGCAACCAAAATGTTTGAGTTTAGGAAATGGCTTTGCTACGGAAAACGCTACATTTATCATATCTGATGGTCTTTATGTGATGCCTAATGTTTTTGGATCGGTTGTACATCTACATCACAAACATAAAATCACTAACTTTGAAGCCATTGTAGAACAAAATGTCGAAATCACCAAAAAAGAG GTAGTTGATATTCTCAAGTTGTCATTGTCTTCAAAGACACCTTTGACAGATTTCATCTTTAAGAAACAACATTTCCCAGCCAAGCATAGAAATCGAAACCAAACCGAATTTAAGATTGGAGAGGTGACACATGACAAGGGTAGGCAGATGTCTGTTAAAGTAGTGAGACAAAAATCAACTGGAAAGATCTTGTTTGCTGAAGCAGGAGCAGATTTTATTGACTTTGTTTGCAGTTTCCAAACTTTTCCCTTAGGAGGAGTGTTGCATATGCTTCAAGGAGTCTCTTCTTTAGAATGTATTGATAATTTATACAAAAGTGTGGCAAAGTTGAGTCCAGATATGTATTTAGTGTCACAGGATGTGAAAGAAAAACTAAGGAAGCCTCTTGTTGCCGCACAATTTGAACTCAATAACCAGATATTGCCAATTTCTGCGGCTTCCTTACCGGTACATTACTATCATTCTTATTTTGTTAAATCATGTTTATTTGGATCCGTTACTACTTCGCGCAAGCATGGAGGTTACTCTCGGGAAAGCTTTGTACCTTTGAAGTTGGTAGAACCTAAGTTTTCACCTTGGGGAAAATTCGCGAAAGGACAGTCCATGTTTATGGTGACAGATGATTTGGTTGTGACTCCAATATCGTCATTCAACGCTGTTTCATATCTAAATAGTTTAAATGTTCCTCTGTTGGATGTGGAAGAAAGAGTTGTTAAAATTGGTCTAAAGGAG GGTCTCAGTGTTCTAAAAGCTTCTCTGACCTCAACTTCTGCTCTAACAAATGGTCTCAGCAATGTTTTTAAATCGCGGTGGTGGTGGCGGTCGTTACGGTTGCGGTCAGTCGTCATGACTGTGTTAGTTTCTTTTGCGGTTGTTGGTCACAATGCAGCTGTTGTGGAGGGTAAATCATTTAAATTGCCACAAGCTATAAAATGGGGATCTCCATGCCATTACAATGCCAACTCATCTTAG
- the LOC131635201 gene encoding uncharacterized protein LOC131635201 isoform X2: MVDSKSNKVLYVEAGKDFVDALFSFLTMPLGTIARLVAKDSNIEAVPFGSLSSLYQSIADLDENYICKEMLLNPRNSMEAYCQKLKLNIDDTEPIQYFLCEKSDCNRNQFSLFKNQKCSCGKVMNRELHLSPQPKCLSLGNGFATENATFIISDGLYVMPNVFGSVVHLHHKHKITNFEAIVEQNVEITKKEVVDILKLSLSSKTPLTDFIFKKQHFPAKHRNRNQTEFKIGEVTHDKGRQMSVKVVRQKSTGKILFAEAGADFIDFVCSFQTFPLGGVLHMLQGVSSLECIDNLYKSVAKLSPDMYLVSQDVKEKLRKPLVAAQFELNNQILPISAASLPVHYYHSYFVKSCLFGSVTTSRKHGGYSRESFVPLKLVEPKFSPWGKFAKGQSMFMVTDDLVVTPISSFNAVSYLNSLNVPLLDVEERVVKIGLKEGLSVLKASLTSTSALTNGLSNVFKSRWWWRSLRLRSVVMTVLVSFAVVGHNAAVVEGKSFKLPQAIKWGSPCHYNANSS; this comes from the exons ATGGTGGACAGTAAAAGCAACAAAGTTCTTTATGTTGAGGCTGGTAAGGATTTCGTCGATGCTCTCTTCAGTTTCTTAACAATGCCTTTAGGGACTATTGCTAGACTTGTAGCTAAAGACTCAAATATTGAAGCAGTTCCATTTGGAAGCTTAAGTTCACTCTATCAAAGCATAGCAGATCTTGACGAAAACTATATATGCAAGGAAATGCTACTCAATCCTAGAAACTCAATGGAAGCATATTGCCAAAAACTCAAACTCAACATCGATGACACTGAACCTATACAGTATTTCCTCTGTGAGAAGTCGGATTGTAATCGGAACCAATTTAGCCTATTTAAGAATCAAAAGTGTAGCTGTGGAAAAGTAATGAATAGAGAATTACATCTGTCACCGCAACCAAAATGTTTGAGTTTAGGAAATGGCTTTGCTACGGAAAACGCTACATTTATCATATCTGATGGTCTTTATGTGATGCCTAATGTTTTTGGATCGGTTGTACATCTACATCACAAACATAAAATCACTAACTTTGAAGCCATTGTAGAACAAAATGTCGAAATCACCAAAAAAGAG GTAGTTGATATTCTCAAGTTGTCATTGTCTTCAAAGACACCTTTGACAGATTTCATCTTTAAGAAACAACATTTCCCAGCCAAGCATAGAAATCGAAACCAAACCGAATTTAAGATTGGAGAGGTGACACATGACAAGGGTAGGCAGATGTCTGTTAAAGTAGTGAGACAAAAATCAACTGGAAAGATCTTGTTTGCTGAAGCAGGAGCAGATTTTATTGACTTTGTTTGCAGTTTCCAAACTTTTCCCTTAGGAGGAGTGTTGCATATGCTTCAAGGAGTCTCTTCTTTAGAATGTATTGATAATTTATACAAAAGTGTGGCAAAGTTGAGTCCAGATATGTATTTAGTGTCACAGGATGTGAAAGAAAAACTAAGGAAGCCTCTTGTTGCCGCACAATTTGAACTCAATAACCAGATATTGCCAATTTCTGCGGCTTCCTTACCGGTACATTACTATCATTCTTATTTTGTTAAATCATGTTTATTTGGATCCGTTACTACTTCGCGCAAGCATGGAGGTTACTCTCGGGAAAGCTTTGTACCTTTGAAGTTGGTAGAACCTAAGTTTTCACCTTGGGGAAAATTCGCGAAAGGACAGTCCATGTTTATGGTGACAGATGATTTGGTTGTGACTCCAATATCGTCATTCAACGCTGTTTCATATCTAAATAGTTTAAATGTTCCTCTGTTGGATGTGGAAGAAAGAGTTGTTAAAATTGGTCTAAAGGAG GGTCTCAGTGTTCTAAAAGCTTCTCTGACCTCAACTTCTGCTCTAACAAATGGTCTCAGCAATGTTTTTAAATCGCGGTGGTGGTGGCGGTCGTTACGGTTGCGGTCAGTCGTCATGACTGTGTTAGTTTCTTTTGCGGTTGTTGGTCACAATGCAGCTGTTGTGGAGGGTAAATCATTTAAATTGCCACAAGCTATAAAATGGGGATCTCCATGCCATTACAATGCCAACTCATCTTAG
- the LOC131635201 gene encoding uncharacterized protein LOC131635201 isoform X4: MVDSKSNKVLYVEAVPFGSLSSLYQSIADLDENYICKEMLLNPRNSMEAYCQKLKLNIDDTEPIQYFLCEKSDCNRNQFSLFKNQKCSCGKVMNRELHLSPQPKCLSLGNGFATENATFIISDGLYVMPNVFGSVVHLHHKHKITNFEAIVEQNVEITKKEVVDILKLSLSSKTPLTDFIFKKQHFPAKHRNRNQTEFKIGEVTHDKGRQMSVKVVRQKSTGKILFAEAGADFIDFVCSFQTFPLGGVLHMLQGVSSLECIDNLYKSVAKLSPDMYLVSQDVKEKLRKPLVAAQFELNNQILPISAASLPVHYYHSYFVKSCLFGSVTTSRKHGGYSRESFVPLKLVEPKFSPWGKFAKGQSMFMVTDDLVVTPISSFNAVSYLNSLNVPLLDVEERVVKIGLKEGLSVLKASLTSTSALTNGLSNVFKSRWWWRSLRLRSVVMTVLVSFAVVGHNAAVVEGKSFKLPQAIKWGSPCHYNANSS, encoded by the exons ATGGTGGACAGTAAAAGCAACAAAGTTCTTTATGTTGAGGCTG TTCCATTTGGAAGCTTAAGTTCACTCTATCAAAGCATAGCAGATCTTGACGAAAACTATATATGCAAGGAAATGCTACTCAATCCTAGAAACTCAATGGAAGCATATTGCCAAAAACTCAAACTCAACATCGATGACACTGAACCTATACAGTATTTCCTCTGTGAGAAGTCGGATTGTAATCGGAACCAATTTAGCCTATTTAAGAATCAAAAGTGTAGCTGTGGAAAAGTAATGAATAGAGAATTACATCTGTCACCGCAACCAAAATGTTTGAGTTTAGGAAATGGCTTTGCTACGGAAAACGCTACATTTATCATATCTGATGGTCTTTATGTGATGCCTAATGTTTTTGGATCGGTTGTACATCTACATCACAAACATAAAATCACTAACTTTGAAGCCATTGTAGAACAAAATGTCGAAATCACCAAAAAAGAG GTAGTTGATATTCTCAAGTTGTCATTGTCTTCAAAGACACCTTTGACAGATTTCATCTTTAAGAAACAACATTTCCCAGCCAAGCATAGAAATCGAAACCAAACCGAATTTAAGATTGGAGAGGTGACACATGACAAGGGTAGGCAGATGTCTGTTAAAGTAGTGAGACAAAAATCAACTGGAAAGATCTTGTTTGCTGAAGCAGGAGCAGATTTTATTGACTTTGTTTGCAGTTTCCAAACTTTTCCCTTAGGAGGAGTGTTGCATATGCTTCAAGGAGTCTCTTCTTTAGAATGTATTGATAATTTATACAAAAGTGTGGCAAAGTTGAGTCCAGATATGTATTTAGTGTCACAGGATGTGAAAGAAAAACTAAGGAAGCCTCTTGTTGCCGCACAATTTGAACTCAATAACCAGATATTGCCAATTTCTGCGGCTTCCTTACCGGTACATTACTATCATTCTTATTTTGTTAAATCATGTTTATTTGGATCCGTTACTACTTCGCGCAAGCATGGAGGTTACTCTCGGGAAAGCTTTGTACCTTTGAAGTTGGTAGAACCTAAGTTTTCACCTTGGGGAAAATTCGCGAAAGGACAGTCCATGTTTATGGTGACAGATGATTTGGTTGTGACTCCAATATCGTCATTCAACGCTGTTTCATATCTAAATAGTTTAAATGTTCCTCTGTTGGATGTGGAAGAAAGAGTTGTTAAAATTGGTCTAAAGGAG GGTCTCAGTGTTCTAAAAGCTTCTCTGACCTCAACTTCTGCTCTAACAAATGGTCTCAGCAATGTTTTTAAATCGCGGTGGTGGTGGCGGTCGTTACGGTTGCGGTCAGTCGTCATGACTGTGTTAGTTTCTTTTGCGGTTGTTGGTCACAATGCAGCTGTTGTGGAGGGTAAATCATTTAAATTGCCACAAGCTATAAAATGGGGATCTCCATGCCATTACAATGCCAACTCATCTTAG
- the LOC131635201 gene encoding uncharacterized protein LOC131635201 isoform X3, producing MKQSMTEPSICCILSDVAQLDEQAYNVRLRVMVDSKSNKVLYVEAVPFGSLSSLYQSIADLDENYICKEMLLNPRNSMEAYCQKLKLNIDDTEPIQYFLCEKSDCNRNQFSLFKNQKCSCGKVMNRELHLSPQPKCLSLGNGFATENATFIISDGLYVMPNVFGSVVHLHHKHKITNFEAIVEQNVEITKKEVVDILKLSLSSKTPLTDFIFKKQHFPAKHRNRNQTEFKIGEVTHDKGRQMSVKVVRQKSTGKILFAEAGADFIDFVCSFQTFPLGGVLHMLQGVSSLECIDNLYKSVAKLSPDMYLVSQDVKEKLRKPLVAAQFELNNQILPISAASLPVHYYHSYFVKSCLFGSVTTSRKHGGYSRESFVPLKLVEPKFSPWGKFAKGQSMFMVTDDLVVTPISSFNAVSYLNSLNVPLLDVEERVVKIGLKEGLSVLKASLTSTSALTNGLSNVFKSRWWWRSLRLRSVVMTVLVSFAVVGHNAAVVEGKSFKLPQAIKWGSPCHYNANSS from the exons ATGAAACAATCAATGACTGAGCCATCAATATGTTGCATTCTCTCTGACGTAG CTCAATTAGATGAGCAAGCTTACAACGTTCGACTGAGAGTTATGGTGGACAGTAAAAGCAACAAAGTTCTTTATGTTGAGGCTG TTCCATTTGGAAGCTTAAGTTCACTCTATCAAAGCATAGCAGATCTTGACGAAAACTATATATGCAAGGAAATGCTACTCAATCCTAGAAACTCAATGGAAGCATATTGCCAAAAACTCAAACTCAACATCGATGACACTGAACCTATACAGTATTTCCTCTGTGAGAAGTCGGATTGTAATCGGAACCAATTTAGCCTATTTAAGAATCAAAAGTGTAGCTGTGGAAAAGTAATGAATAGAGAATTACATCTGTCACCGCAACCAAAATGTTTGAGTTTAGGAAATGGCTTTGCTACGGAAAACGCTACATTTATCATATCTGATGGTCTTTATGTGATGCCTAATGTTTTTGGATCGGTTGTACATCTACATCACAAACATAAAATCACTAACTTTGAAGCCATTGTAGAACAAAATGTCGAAATCACCAAAAAAGAG GTAGTTGATATTCTCAAGTTGTCATTGTCTTCAAAGACACCTTTGACAGATTTCATCTTTAAGAAACAACATTTCCCAGCCAAGCATAGAAATCGAAACCAAACCGAATTTAAGATTGGAGAGGTGACACATGACAAGGGTAGGCAGATGTCTGTTAAAGTAGTGAGACAAAAATCAACTGGAAAGATCTTGTTTGCTGAAGCAGGAGCAGATTTTATTGACTTTGTTTGCAGTTTCCAAACTTTTCCCTTAGGAGGAGTGTTGCATATGCTTCAAGGAGTCTCTTCTTTAGAATGTATTGATAATTTATACAAAAGTGTGGCAAAGTTGAGTCCAGATATGTATTTAGTGTCACAGGATGTGAAAGAAAAACTAAGGAAGCCTCTTGTTGCCGCACAATTTGAACTCAATAACCAGATATTGCCAATTTCTGCGGCTTCCTTACCGGTACATTACTATCATTCTTATTTTGTTAAATCATGTTTATTTGGATCCGTTACTACTTCGCGCAAGCATGGAGGTTACTCTCGGGAAAGCTTTGTACCTTTGAAGTTGGTAGAACCTAAGTTTTCACCTTGGGGAAAATTCGCGAAAGGACAGTCCATGTTTATGGTGACAGATGATTTGGTTGTGACTCCAATATCGTCATTCAACGCTGTTTCATATCTAAATAGTTTAAATGTTCCTCTGTTGGATGTGGAAGAAAGAGTTGTTAAAATTGGTCTAAAGGAG GGTCTCAGTGTTCTAAAAGCTTCTCTGACCTCAACTTCTGCTCTAACAAATGGTCTCAGCAATGTTTTTAAATCGCGGTGGTGGTGGCGGTCGTTACGGTTGCGGTCAGTCGTCATGACTGTGTTAGTTTCTTTTGCGGTTGTTGGTCACAATGCAGCTGTTGTGGAGGGTAAATCATTTAAATTGCCACAAGCTATAAAATGGGGATCTCCATGCCATTACAATGCCAACTCATCTTAG